The Salinibaculum sp. SYNS191 genome has a window encoding:
- a CDS encoding HPP family protein, with amino-acid sequence MRERWNTLLRRMRRFERREVRELRRWLEQTSNLVHLSILLIVPLVIGLVTALANALGVLSFLLYPPLASGAYTLFANPEGKYASPLRFVGGLTAGAVCGLLAVEFATRVFYTPQAGEIHAIGAALSIFLTGAVTWALDVEEPAAFSTALLTLFVYSQIDNPEFYVLSIAVSSGMVAVAFDGWRRLVYEQRAQYLYESTSGDDHVLVPMRGETARETAMLGARLAGAHRAGKVVLLDIVDDERVARAERSLLREHGNTQLVGSGEPSGEQLDSIGRDALDSLGGNEAVSESATALEEQANAIETQVGVPCEVVVAVDGDSSPARTVVRTAHEANCDLIATPYETHHGTVTSYIRGLFGSDIDVIAHRSTGGRTHWRRVLVPVRGASATAHSMVDFATRLAGKTGQVSVGTCIATNRERRGAEEKLANLVETFEGNIETRVSQTRIEKFLAQHGREYDLVFLGASRDRSAASRFISPPTFERIDSDEIGTDVVIVDRN; translated from the coding sequence ATGCGAGAGCGGTGGAACACGCTGCTGCGCCGGATGCGCCGGTTCGAGCGGCGCGAGGTGCGGGAGCTTCGCCGGTGGCTGGAGCAGACCAGCAACCTCGTCCACCTCTCGATACTGCTCATCGTCCCGCTGGTCATCGGGCTGGTGACCGCACTCGCCAACGCGCTCGGTGTGCTCTCCTTTCTGCTGTACCCGCCGCTCGCCTCCGGCGCGTACACGCTCTTTGCCAACCCGGAGGGGAAGTACGCCTCGCCGCTTCGGTTCGTCGGCGGGCTGACCGCCGGGGCGGTCTGTGGCCTCCTCGCCGTCGAGTTCGCCACCCGGGTGTTCTACACGCCACAGGCCGGCGAGATTCACGCCATCGGGGCCGCCCTGAGCATCTTCCTCACCGGAGCCGTCACGTGGGCGCTGGACGTCGAGGAACCGGCGGCGTTCTCGACGGCGCTGCTGACCCTGTTCGTCTACTCCCAGATAGACAACCCCGAGTTCTACGTCCTGAGCATCGCGGTCAGCAGCGGCATGGTCGCCGTCGCCTTCGACGGCTGGCGCAGGCTGGTGTACGAACAGCGCGCCCAGTACCTCTACGAGTCCACCAGCGGCGACGACCACGTCCTCGTGCCGATGCGCGGCGAGACCGCCAGGGAGACCGCCATGCTGGGGGCACGCCTCGCCGGTGCCCACCGCGCCGGCAAGGTCGTCCTGCTCGACATCGTCGACGACGAGCGCGTCGCCCGGGCGGAACGGTCGCTCCTGCGCGAGCACGGCAACACCCAGCTGGTCGGCAGCGGCGAGCCGTCCGGCGAACAACTCGACAGCATCGGCCGGGACGCGCTGGACTCGCTGGGAGGGAACGAGGCGGTGTCGGAGTCTGCCACGGCGCTGGAGGAGCAGGCCAACGCCATCGAGACCCAGGTCGGCGTCCCCTGCGAGGTGGTCGTCGCGGTCGACGGCGACTCCTCGCCCGCGCGGACGGTGGTGCGGACGGCCCACGAGGCGAACTGCGACCTCATCGCCACGCCCTACGAGACCCACCACGGGACCGTCACCTCGTACATCCGCGGGCTGTTCGGCAGCGACATCGACGTCATCGCACACCGCTCGACCGGCGGGCGGACCCACTGGCGGCGGGTTCTCGTCCCGGTGCGCGGTGCCAGCGCCACCGCCCACAGCATGGTCGACTTCGCCACCCGGCTCGCCGGCAAGACCGGGCAGGTCAGCGTCGGTACCTGCATCGCCACCAACCGCGAACGCCGGGGTGCCGAGGAGAAACTGGCGAACCTGGTCGAGACCTTCGAGGGGAACATCGAGACCCGCGTCTCGCAGACGCGCATCGAGAAGTTCCTCGCCCAGCACGGCCGGGAGTACGACCTCGTCTTTCTCGGTGCCAGCCGCGACCGCAGCGCCGCCTCGCGGTTCATCTCGCCGCCGACCTTCGAGCGCATCGACAGCGACGAAATCGGCACCGACGTCGTCATCGTCGACCGGAACTGA